From the genome of Halobacteriovorax marinus SJ:
ATAGCCAAAGTGCGTATTAAACCCAAAGCCTCCAAAGTAGTTATGGCCTTGAATTTCTTTTTCATCATCGTCATCATCATCGTCTTTTTCAAAAACTCCAATGCGATTAATTGAAAGGTTAAGTCCTGACTTTAAAAAGAATTCATTTTCAAAAGCAAATGTGCCCCTGAGGGAAGAGATGAATACGAGGATTGCTATTAATACTCTCATCTTAAAAATCCATAGAGAAGTGTAGGCCTACTCTATCTCTTCCATTATAAGTAGGCATAAGTTGAATTTTTCCTTCATAGAACCAAAATAGAGTTGAAGGGTTGATGAGGTGACCAAGAACTTTTCCAAAAATATTTCCAGTATTAAGTAAGTAGAGAGACAGGTTCTCAATACCGACACCCATAACGGATCCTAAAATAGGTGTTTGATAGAGATCCTGTATACTGGCAGGCTCGGTGTAGATTTCAACTGTAAACTCAAAGAGCGTACTAGATATAAAGGCCATCGTAAGTGAGTCTATTCGGCTGTAGCCATTAGCGCGATAATAGAGAAAGAGT
Proteins encoded in this window:
- a CDS encoding DUF3943 domain-containing protein, whose amino-acid sequence is MKFILITIFLIQSLYASEAPSVDNTDYSLSRQKKYQYTYIDRDHTQSENLMHLSVVYGITWLVYPLTQPDTFFNDGSFRKYKRNFGRLVFDQDEPFWNWIVHPLSGSQLFLYYRANGYSRIDSLTMAFISSTLFEFTVEIYTEPASIQDLYQTPILGSVMGVGIENLSLYLLNTGNIFGKVLGHLINPSTLFWFYEGKIQLMPTYNGRDRVGLHFSMDF